GGATCAATTCTGGCCTGAAGCGTCTTTGGGCTTGCTTAACAGGACGAACTCCTTTCTTGACTGCGAGATGATGAACTGCTACCTTAGGATCTAaaccaggcatctctttgtagctccaagcaaagacatctcTATATTCTTTGAGTAGCTCCACATAAGTGTTTTCTTCATCTGTGGTTAATAGGGCACTTACATAGGTGGGCCTGGAGTCTTCTGCAGTGCCAAGGTTGACTTCTTTCAATGCATCAACAGTcattttaattccttcttctaGTTCCGCAGGAGCGTCCTCGACATCTTCGTCTTTTTTAGGATCATCATCGTTAAAAGATATATGGCCACACCAAGAGGCATCTCCCAAATATTCGTCAAATTTCCTTAGGGATAAAGTGTATTGCTCCTCATTCGTAGTAATGTGATATGAAGATcctacactttcttcatcttcgtcaCGCTCTCTAGTGTGGACCATTATGCGGGTCTTCACTTTGAGTACCTCTTCGCATGAAATCAAAAGTTCTGATTGTCGCTTAATTCTGGAAGGGACCAGACTTTGACACTCTTTGGAGATACTTTGGACTCTAGATGGCAAAGGTCttcttattttttcataatttctttgGGACTTGTTCTTCTTCCTTTTCAATGGCCCCAACCTCTCAAATACAGAAGTTCTTGTAGTTGGTtctccaagtcgatcaaagacagaaggcctTTTATTAGGATCAGCGGGTTCATCTTCCGTCGTGATATAGTTAATACTTGCTCTTCTAATGGAGATGCGAACTGGTGGGGGTTGTTTGTAACCTAGACCCTCACGTGATTGCTTCACCACATGCTCATTATCCTTCATCATGTTTGCTTTCCTAGTAGCTTCAGGTGGGATCTTCCCTAGCTTAGATGGTTCATTGGGATCATATCCAGCCTTTGCGAACAACCTGTAAGCATTCggatcaaaaccttcatttgTGCGTTTCGAAGGGAGTGCCTTATTTTGAGGCATGTTAGGGGCCACAAAATTTCCCAGTAGCTTTGAAGATAACTTTATGGTATCATTCTGCTTGATAGGAAGGGTTAATTCTCTTAGTGCACCTTTTTGGAGGCTTGATGATTCTCCTTCATCTTTCTTCACTTTTGGAACGTAACGAAATAAAGGAGCTATTTTCTTGCCTT
Above is a window of Nicotiana tabacum cultivar K326 chromosome 8, ASM71507v2, whole genome shotgun sequence DNA encoding:
- the LOC142163003 gene encoding uncharacterized protein LOC142163003; translated protein: MVGYVLERRINRILIDDGSAVNILLIRIMKELGISTEELSKSRLMIQGFNQGGQRAIGAIKLEITMGDMQSTAWMHVIDSNTLYNLLLGSPWIHENKVVPSTYYQCLKYNKYVVEKKIVVDDKPFSEAEAYFADAKFYLKNHIMKGVKVDDITKTKGKKIAPLFRYVPKVKKDEGESSSLQKGALRELTLPIKQNDTIKLSSKLLGNFVAPNMPQNKALPSKRTNEGFDPNAYRLFAKAGYDPNEPSKLGKIPPEATRKANMMKDNEHVVKQSREGLGYKQPPPVRISIRRASINYITTEDEPADPNKRPSVFDRLGEPTTRTSVFERLGPLKRKKNKSQRNYEKIRRPLPSRVQSISKECQSLVPSRIKRQSELLISCEEVLKVKTRIMVHTRERDEDEESVGSSYHITTNEEQYTLSLRKFDEYLGDASWCGHISFNDDDPKKDEDVEDAPAELEEGIKMTVDALKEVNLGTAEDSRPTYVSALLTTDEENTYVELLKEYRDVFAWSYKEMPGLDPKVAVHHLAVKKGVRPVKQAQRRFRPELIPLIEAEVNKLIEACFIREVKYPSWISSIVPVKKKNGQI